ATGTGTAAAATGTAAagagtttttttaaaaaaaaactttaGCCACAGTATGTTTGTAACGCACGTGCACGTTTACTAGTGGGAACAAAGTGAAAAGTGAAAGATCCCCTAAAAAAGTGAAAGGTACGGTGGCCCCTGGAATAAAAAAACTATCAGGAGAGGGGTGGCCGGTGGGTTCTACTTCACGCAACGATCACACGTTCTGGCTCTGTGCACTGACTTTTTCCTGCATAATCTTTGGTTGATTGATTTCAGCAACCACAAATTTGACATAAAATCGACGCAAATTATATCTTCCAAAGAGCTGAAGAGATTAGCAAAACTGCAAACCACAGACACGAAACAGCACTCAAATCTGTAAATGCACATCATCCATCACGATAACAAACGCAACAAATCTGCAAAAGTCCATTTATTCCAAGCAAAATTACAATATTTTCCGTCCGGCAGCGGCCGCTACGCCGCAGCAGCCTTGACGTAGATAGTGTACTCGACGACGGTCTCGCCGGACTTGGCGCCGGAGTCCACGGTGCTCGCCTGGACATAGCCGCGAGCCATGCGAAACTTGCCCGTGCCCCCGATGATGCTCATCTCCCTCACCGCCGAAAGCACCTC
This is a stretch of genomic DNA from Triticum urartu cultivar G1812 unplaced genomic scaffold, Tu2.1 TuUngrouped_contig_6133, whole genome shotgun sequence. It encodes these proteins:
- the LOC125530188 gene encoding dirigent protein 22-like, which produces MNMNFVFTAGDYKGSSLTIYGRNEVLSAVREMSIIGGTGKFRMARGYVQASTVDSGAKSGETVVEYTIYVKAAAA